A part of Anaerotignum faecicola genomic DNA contains:
- a CDS encoding amidophosphoribosyltransferase produces the protein MGGFFGVTSKNDCVLDIFFGVDYHSHLGTKKGGMALHSKEKGFQREIHNIENTPFRTKFEDDLYEFEGCVSGIGCISDNDPQPLLVRSHLGTYAITTIGAINNAEELLQAEFDKGHQFMSRSTGNVNETELVASLINQRSDLISGIKYAQEAIEGSVTLLILTEDDAIIAARDRLGRLPVLIGKDEEGYAVSFESFAYQKLGYEKDYELGPGEIVKITPEGYKTLQPAGEDMKICAFLWSYYGYPNSNYEGVNVEVMRYKNGEIMARDEAARGTLPEVDYVAGIPDSGVPHAMGYAQESGYTYARPFVKYTPTWPRSFTPASQKIRNRVAKMKQIPVPELIEGKKLLFVDDSIVRGTQLGETVEFLYSTHAKEVHMRSACPPIMYGCKYLNFTSKSSEDDLLARRIIHELEGLQGDAYLEEYADASTERGQCMLKRICEKLGFASLGFQSLDGLLEAIGLPKEKVCTYCWNGKE, from the coding sequence ATGGGCGGCTTTTTTGGCGTAACAAGTAAAAATGACTGCGTTCTGGATATTTTCTTTGGCGTAGATTATCACTCTCATCTAGGCACAAAAAAAGGCGGTATGGCACTTCATAGTAAGGAAAAGGGATTTCAGAGAGAAATCCATAACATTGAAAACACACCCTTCCGTACAAAATTCGAGGATGATTTGTATGAATTTGAGGGCTGCGTTTCCGGCATCGGCTGTATCAGCGATAACGACCCTCAGCCCCTGCTTGTGCGTTCCCATCTGGGCACCTACGCTATTACCACCATCGGTGCGATTAACAATGCAGAGGAGCTGCTGCAGGCGGAATTTGATAAAGGGCATCAGTTTATGTCCCGTTCCACAGGCAACGTAAACGAGACGGAGCTGGTTGCAAGCCTGATTAACCAGAGGAGCGATCTCATCAGCGGCATCAAATATGCACAGGAGGCGATCGAAGGCTCTGTTACCCTTCTGATTCTGACGGAGGATGATGCAATCATTGCCGCAAGAGATAGACTGGGCAGACTCCCTGTTCTCATCGGGAAGGATGAGGAGGGCTATGCCGTTTCCTTTGAATCCTTCGCATATCAGAAGCTGGGCTATGAAAAGGATTATGAGCTTGGCCCCGGCGAAATCGTGAAAATTACCCCCGAAGGCTACAAAACCTTACAGCCTGCCGGCGAGGATATGAAAATCTGTGCCTTCCTCTGGAGCTATTACGGCTACCCTAACTCCAATTATGAGGGCGTTAATGTAGAAGTGATGCGTTATAAAAACGGCGAGATTATGGCGCGGGATGAAGCGGCAAGAGGAACACTCCCTGAGGTCGATTATGTCGCAGGTATCCCCGATTCCGGCGTGCCTCATGCCATGGGCTATGCGCAGGAAAGCGGCTATACCTATGCGCGCCCCTTCGTAAAATATACCCCGACATGGCCTCGTTCCTTCACACCTGCGAGCCAGAAAATCAGAAACCGCGTGGCGAAGATGAAACAGATTCCCGTACCCGAGCTGATCGAAGGCAAAAAGCTGCTCTTTGTGGATGACTCCATCGTTCGTGGTACGCAGCTTGGAGAAACCGTTGAATTCCTTTATAGCACCCATGCAAAGGAGGTTCACATGCGTTCTGCCTGTCCTCCCATCATGTATGGCTGCAAATATCTGAATTTCACAAGCAAGAGCAGTGAGGATGATTTGCTTGCACGCCGCATCATTCATGAATTGGAAGGGTTGCAGGGGGATGCGTATCTGGAAGAATATGCGGATGCCTCCACGGAAAGAGGGCAGTGCATGCTGAAGCGCATTTGTGAAAAGCTTGGCTTTGCTTCCCTTGGGTTCCAGTCTCTGGATGGTCTGCTGGAGGCAATCGGTCTGCCCAAAGAAAAGGTATGTACCTATTGCTGGAACGGGAAAGAATAA
- a CDS encoding TM1266 family iron-only hydrogenase system putative regulator, producing MENRISVISIIIEDTAQAAAVNDLLHEYGSYIVGRMGIPYRERKVSIICIVMDAPGSVTSALSGKLGMLDGVSTKTVTTKASEA from the coding sequence ATGGAAAATCGCATTTCCGTTATCAGCATTATCATTGAGGACACAGCGCAGGCGGCAGCAGTGAACGATCTTCTGCATGAATACGGCAGCTACATCGTGGGGCGCATGGGGATTCCCTACAGAGAACGCAAGGTTTCCATCATCTGCATTGTGATGGATGCCCCCGGCAGCGTGACAAGCGCACTTTCCGGCAAGCTGGGGATGCTTGACGGCGTTTCCACGAAAACCGTTACCACAAAGGCAAGCGAAGCCTGA
- a CDS encoding sulfite exporter TauE/SafE family protein: protein MLHLIISTQSFVFLMLASFLAGFLDAIAGGGGLITIPAYLISGLPVHMVYACNKFASSCGTAIATLRYYRNKMVDIPVGLLAAAGAFVCSAIAAKIVLVLDAHTLKTMLLVILPVAAVITLINKNMGNDNHSDRFGKRKKYALSVLIGGLIGLYDGLFGPGTGTFALIAFCLILKYDMRTATGNAKFLNLASNCASLAVYILAGTVYWKVAIPAAVLNICGNYAGAGVAIKKGAAVIRKMLIVVIVLLFIKVIYDMFF from the coding sequence ATGCTTCACCTGATTATTTCAACGCAAAGCTTCGTTTTTCTGATGCTTGCAAGCTTTCTGGCAGGCTTTCTGGATGCTATTGCAGGGGGCGGTGGTCTGATTACCATTCCCGCCTACCTCATCAGCGGTCTGCCCGTCCACATGGTCTATGCCTGCAATAAATTTGCATCCTCCTGCGGCACAGCAATCGCCACCCTGCGGTACTACCGCAACAAAATGGTGGATATCCCCGTGGGGCTGCTGGCAGCGGCAGGGGCGTTTGTCTGCTCCGCGATTGCGGCAAAAATCGTGCTGGTACTGGATGCGCATACGCTGAAAACCATGCTTCTCGTGATTCTGCCTGTTGCGGCAGTGATTACGCTCATCAACAAAAACATGGGCAACGATAACCATTCCGACCGATTCGGCAAGCGGAAAAAATATGCCCTTTCCGTGCTGATTGGCGGCTTGATTGGGCTGTATGACGGTCTATTCGGACCGGGGACAGGCACATTTGCACTGATTGCCTTCTGCCTGATTCTGAAATATGATATGCGGACAGCAACAGGAAACGCAAAGTTTCTGAACCTTGCGTCCAACTGTGCTTCTCTGGCAGTGTATATTCTGGCAGGAACGGTATATTGGAAGGTTGCGATTCCTGCGGCAGTGCTGAATATCTGCGGCAATTATGCAGGCGCAGGGGTTGCCATAAAAAAAGGCGCGGCGGTCATCCGCAAAATGCTGATTGTGGTAATCGTGCTGCTGTTTATTAAAGTAATTTATGATATGTTTTTCTAA
- a CDS encoding extracellular solute-binding protein: MQDNRKTGIGGKVLLALTMIFFYLPILYIIVFSFNGSRSLTHLEGFSLRWYEKMFADSNMMEAVVYTIVIAVLATVISTIAGTLAAIGMSRSKKILRNLVDQVNNLPILNPEIVTAIGLLMFFSALGVKKGFVTLLLAHIMFCIPYVILSVMPKLRSLDPNLADAAMDLGATPFQALTKVIVPQILPGIISGALVAFTMSFDDFIISYFVTGNGVQNISILVYTMSKRVNPSINALSTLVIVLITVALTVVNVIPVIREKQGKSGAALGKRGMAVCMAVVVAITGVSIAMLRKGGGASPQDAIAKYGSDTLKLYIPGEYMSEELIPNFEKEYGVKVIVELFDSNEMMYTKLQAGDSYDVVVPSDYMIQRMLADDALQELDKDLIPNLDNLTPEVKNLPYDPDNTYSVPYFWGSVGIIYNHNNVDPAEVEEQGFDILRNPKYKGHIYMYDSERDAFMVALKALGYSMNTSDADEIQAAYEWLLDMNNTMNPTYVTDEVIDGMANGNKDIAIVYSGDATYVQSENEDMSYWMPKEGTNLWYDAMVVPKNAQNPLLAQEFINYTLTYEAALGNSEYVGYSSPNEEVMLELSGEEGMYGAYEAYIPRSGYEKDEVFQDNPILKKKIAELWIKVKASKG; the protein is encoded by the coding sequence ATGCAGGATAACCGAAAAACAGGCATCGGCGGGAAAGTCCTTCTGGCATTGACCATGATTTTTTTCTATCTGCCGATTCTGTATATCATTGTATTTTCCTTCAACGGCTCCCGTTCGCTGACACATCTGGAGGGGTTCTCTCTCCGTTGGTATGAAAAGATGTTCGCGGACAGCAATATGATGGAAGCTGTTGTCTATACCATCGTGATTGCGGTGCTGGCAACGGTGATTTCTACGATTGCAGGCACTCTGGCGGCAATCGGGATGTCCCGTTCCAAAAAAATTCTGCGCAATCTGGTAGATCAGGTGAATAATCTGCCGATTCTCAACCCTGAGATTGTAACCGCTATCGGGCTGCTGATGTTTTTCAGTGCCCTTGGCGTGAAAAAGGGCTTTGTGACGCTGCTTCTGGCGCATATTATGTTCTGTATCCCCTATGTGATACTGTCTGTTATGCCGAAGCTGCGCTCCCTTGACCCGAACCTTGCGGATGCCGCCATGGACTTGGGCGCAACGCCCTTTCAGGCACTGACAAAGGTTATTGTGCCGCAGATTCTGCCGGGTATTATCTCCGGCGCATTGGTTGCCTTTACCATGAGCTTTGATGATTTCATCATTTCTTATTTCGTAACGGGCAACGGTGTCCAGAATATCTCTATTCTGGTATACACCATGTCTAAGCGTGTCAACCCGTCCATCAATGCGCTGTCCACTCTGGTGATTGTGCTGATTACCGTTGCGCTGACGGTTGTGAATGTCATTCCCGTTATCCGCGAAAAGCAGGGCAAAAGCGGTGCAGCCCTCGGCAAGCGCGGCATGGCGGTTTGCATGGCGGTTGTGGTTGCCATCACAGGCGTGAGCATTGCCATGCTCAGAAAGGGCGGCGGTGCTTCTCCGCAGGATGCCATTGCGAAATATGGCTCTGATACCTTAAAGCTGTATATCCCCGGGGAATACATGAGCGAGGAGCTGATTCCAAACTTTGAAAAGGAATATGGGGTAAAGGTAATTGTGGAACTTTTCGATTCCAACGAGATGATGTATACGAAGCTGCAGGCAGGGGATTCCTATGACGTTGTCGTTCCCTCTGATTATATGATTCAGCGTATGCTTGCAGATGATGCCCTGCAGGAATTGGATAAAGACCTGATTCCCAATCTGGATAACCTGACCCCCGAGGTGAAGAATCTCCCCTATGACCCCGACAATACCTATTCTGTACCGTATTTCTGGGGCAGCGTCGGCATTATCTATAACCATAACAACGTAGACCCTGCCGAGGTGGAGGAGCAGGGCTTCGATATCCTGCGCAACCCGAAATATAAGGGGCATATCTATATGTACGATTCCGAGCGTGATGCCTTCATGGTGGCGCTCAAGGCGCTTGGCTATTCCATGAATACAAGCGATGCTGATGAAATTCAAGCGGCGTATGAGTGGCTGCTGGATATGAATAACACCATGAACCCGACCTACGTCACAGATGAGGTTATCGATGGCATGGCGAATGGCAATAAGGACATCGCGATTGTATACAGCGGCGACGCAACCTATGTCCAGTCCGAAAATGAGGACATGAGCTACTGGATGCCAAAGGAAGGCACAAACCTCTGGTATGATGCCATGGTGGTTCCCAAAAACGCACAGAATCCCCTTCTGGCGCAGGAATTCATCAATTATACACTGACCTATGAAGCGGCACTGGGGAATTCCGAATATGTCGGCTATAGCTCTCCCAATGAGGAGGTTATGCTGGAGCTGAGCGGCGAGGAGGGCATGTACGGCGCATACGAAGCCTATATCCCCCGTTCCGGCTACGAAAAGGATGAGGTATTCCAGGATAATCCCATTCTGAAAAAGAAGATTGCCGAGCTTTGGATTAAGGTAAAGGCTTCAAAGGGGTGA
- a CDS encoding ABC transporter permease — protein sequence MKQFRNMLYPYVVWLFIMVLVPMLMILLYAFTTAGNEVTTFRFTLENFSRFLTDTVFLDVLKRSLLIAVVTTVVCVLLGYPIAYTIAKGPERSGFFWIMLITLPTWINMLVRTYAWVGILQDDGLVNRFLGMLGIGSFHMLYTTFAVVLGMVYNFIPFMILQIHSSLAKMDKSLLEAASDLGATPMQSFLKVTLPLSLPGVLSGITLVFLPAVSSFFIPKLLGGGQYVLVGNVIETQFLTSGDWNFGSAISLIMAVIIMLSMWLTRKVDTDPAANGKGA from the coding sequence GTGAAACAATTTCGTAATATGCTCTATCCGTATGTGGTCTGGCTGTTTATCATGGTCTTAGTCCCCATGCTGATGATTTTATTATATGCCTTCACAACCGCAGGCAATGAGGTAACCACCTTCCGCTTCACTCTGGAGAACTTCTCCCGTTTTCTGACGGATACGGTTTTTCTGGATGTACTGAAGCGCTCCCTGCTGATTGCAGTTGTGACAACGGTGGTCTGCGTGCTTTTAGGCTACCCTATCGCCTATACGATTGCAAAGGGACCTGAACGCAGCGGCTTCTTCTGGATTATGCTGATTACTCTGCCGACATGGATTAACATGCTGGTGCGTACCTATGCGTGGGTGGGTATTTTGCAGGATGATGGTCTGGTGAACCGTTTTCTGGGGATGCTCGGCATTGGCTCCTTCCACATGCTCTATACCACCTTTGCAGTTGTTCTGGGGATGGTCTATAACTTCATTCCCTTTATGATATTGCAGATTCATTCCTCCCTTGCGAAGATGGATAAAAGTCTGCTGGAGGCGGCAAGCGACCTTGGCGCAACGCCCATGCAGAGCTTTCTGAAGGTGACACTGCCCCTTTCCCTGCCCGGTGTGCTGAGTGGGATTACGCTGGTGTTCCTGCCTGCGGTGTCCAGCTTCTTTATTCCGAAGCTTCTGGGCGGCGGACAGTATGTACTGGTCGGCAATGTCATTGAAACACAGTTCTTAACCAGCGGCGACTGGAACTTCGGCTCTGCCATTTCTCTGATTATGGCAGTGATCATTATGCTTTCCATGTGGCTGACGCGCAAGGTCGATACAGACCCTGCGGCAAACGGAAAGGGGGCGTAA
- a CDS encoding helix-turn-helix domain-containing protein, translated as MEIGRKIKQLRIQKGLTLEELASRSELTKGFLSQLERELTSPSIATLNDIVEALGSSLAEFFKEEEQEQLVFHKKDFFVDEREIYTINWIVPNTQKNAMEPILIELPQGGDSFVMDPHSGEEFGYVLEGAIILMVGEEKHIVHKGETFYLSGKSRHYLKNEKKTTAKVLWVSTPPLF; from the coding sequence GTGGAAATTGGCAGGAAAATTAAGCAATTACGCATACAGAAGGGGCTGACGCTGGAGGAGCTTGCCAGCCGCAGCGAGCTGACAAAGGGCTTTCTTTCTCAGCTAGAGCGAGAGCTGACCTCGCCCTCCATCGCAACCCTGAACGATATTGTAGAGGCGTTGGGCAGCTCCTTAGCGGAGTTTTTCAAGGAGGAGGAGCAGGAGCAGCTTGTCTTTCATAAAAAGGATTTTTTTGTGGATGAGCGCGAAATCTACACCATCAACTGGATTGTGCCGAATACGCAGAAAAACGCCATGGAGCCCATTCTGATAGAGCTGCCGCAGGGCGGAGATTCCTTCGTGATGGACCCCCACAGCGGCGAGGAATTCGGCTATGTCCTGGAGGGAGCGATTATCCTTATGGTCGGGGAGGAAAAGCATATCGTCCATAAGGGCGAAACCTTCTATCTTTCGGGCAAAAGCCGCCATTATCTGAAAAACGAGAAGAAAACAACCGCAAAGGTGCTTTGGGTTTCCACGCCGCCTTTGTTTTAA
- a CDS encoding Maf family protein — translation MMELILASASPRRKELLEKIGLPFTVQPAKGEERITQKSPAAVVMELSRQKAEEIAAAQTGDCIIIGADTVVAKGEKIMGKPKDAADAKQMLRSIADDCHQVYTGVTLIRTGAHPQSVTFQEKTDVCLYPISDAEADAYIASGDPMDKAGAYGIQGDFAIYVKRIVGDYYNVVGLPIGRVYQELKRMLFVKK, via the coding sequence ATTATGGAACTGATATTGGCTTCGGCCTCACCGCGCAGGAAGGAATTACTGGAAAAAATCGGGCTGCCCTTTACGGTACAGCCTGCCAAAGGCGAGGAACGCATCACGCAGAAAAGCCCTGCGGCGGTTGTTATGGAATTATCCCGACAGAAGGCAGAGGAAATCGCAGCAGCGCAGACCGGGGATTGCATTATCATCGGGGCGGATACGGTGGTTGCTAAGGGCGAGAAAATCATGGGCAAGCCGAAGGACGCGGCGGATGCAAAGCAGATGCTCAGAAGCATTGCCGATGACTGCCATCAGGTCTATACGGGTGTCACGCTTATCCGCACGGGTGCGCATCCCCAAAGCGTCACCTTTCAGGAAAAAACAGACGTATGCCTCTATCCGATTTCCGATGCGGAGGCGGATGCCTATATTGCAAGCGGCGACCCGATGGATAAGGCGGGTGCGTATGGCATACAGGGCGATTTCGCGATTTATGTGAAGCGCATCGTAGGAGATTACTATAATGTGGTGGGTCTGCCGATTGGCAGAGTCTATCAGGAATTGAAGCGGATGCTTTTTGTCAAAAAATGA
- the bsh gene encoding choloylglycine hydrolase produces the protein MCTAVSYHTKDHYFGRNLDFECSYGESVTITPRRFLFSLPEGAEFRTKYAMIGMAHVAEGTPLYYDVVNEKGLAMAGLLFAGNAVYQKRQEGKDNIPSWALLPWILGQCETVAEARELLERIAVTDEPFSEALQPSPMHWMLADAAQCLVIEQMADGLHLYDNPIGVLANNPPFPFHRENIRQYLNVTADPAQDRFSGQELLSPFSRGMGGFGLPGDLSSASRFVRAAFVKLNSRSAEGEKESVSQFFHILGAVEQQRGCCYLGEGKYEITIYSSCCNLEKGIYYYKTYDNHSITAVELHKENLDGEELICYPLA, from the coding sequence ATGTGTACCGCAGTGAGCTATCACACCAAAGACCATTATTTCGGCAGAAATCTGGATTTTGAATGCTCCTATGGGGAGAGCGTGACGATTACCCCCAGACGCTTTTTGTTTAGCCTTCCCGAAGGGGCGGAATTTCGGACAAAGTATGCCATGATTGGCATGGCGCACGTTGCTGAGGGAACGCCGTTATATTATGATGTGGTCAACGAAAAGGGGCTTGCCATGGCAGGCCTGCTGTTCGCGGGCAATGCAGTCTATCAGAAGCGGCAGGAGGGGAAGGACAACATTCCCTCGTGGGCGCTGCTGCCTTGGATTTTGGGGCAATGCGAAACCGTAGCAGAGGCAAGGGAGCTTTTGGAGCGGATTGCAGTGACAGATGAGCCGTTCAGCGAGGCCTTACAGCCCAGCCCGATGCACTGGATGCTTGCGGATGCGGCGCAATGCCTTGTGATAGAACAAATGGCAGACGGACTGCATCTTTATGATAACCCGATTGGTGTTTTGGCGAATAATCCGCCCTTTCCCTTTCACAGAGAAAATATCAGGCAATATTTGAATGTTACCGCAGATCCGGCGCAGGATCGCTTCAGCGGACAGGAGCTGCTTTCCCCCTTCAGCCGTGGCATGGGTGGGTTTGGACTGCCGGGCGACCTTAGCTCTGCCTCTCGGTTTGTGCGGGCTGCCTTTGTGAAATTAAACTCTCGTTCCGCAGAGGGCGAAAAAGAGAGTGTCAGCCAGTTTTTCCATATTCTCGGTGCAGTGGAGCAGCAGAGAGGATGCTGCTATCTGGGCGAGGGAAAATATGAGATTACCATATACAGCTCCTGCTGCAATCTGGAGAAGGGGATTTACTATTATAAGACCTATGACAATCACAGCATTACGGCAGTGGAACTGCACAAGGAAAATCTGGACGGAGAGGAATTGATTTGTTATCCCTTGGCTTAA
- a CDS encoding stalk domain-containing protein, whose amino-acid sequence MKKVFLGLLAALMLTVPAFAHPLITVYVDGEQLSFDQPPIIQDDRTLVPMRKIFEALDAQVIWDEADQTVMAMHNEDIIMLQIGEAGLYKNGELVYTMSVPAQIINDRTLVPLRAVAESLGASVAWDGVKYVIDIHSDGTSKKPTGSEQQAPQVGGYTSSVLAADGTEVLHVELKCDEVAGQAAVNTAMAQATFNEGKAFLQTYKAQALQAYANDPNGFQPYYCVGAYNVTRSTNGYASFLGTVSSYAGGTEQAQYTSHTYAMSSGRECALSELVSDSQADLQALWKASFTALIEADEDAFYSDAESRLARSLNQVQFYLTDSGIVFYLSPGIIAPAATGAVSFEIAYQI is encoded by the coding sequence ATGAAAAAAGTATTTTTGGGGCTTCTGGCAGCACTGATGCTTACCGTGCCTGCCTTTGCCCATCCGTTGATTACGGTTTATGTAGATGGAGAACAGTTAAGCTTCGACCAGCCGCCCATCATTCAGGATGACCGCACACTGGTACCCATGCGGAAAATCTTTGAGGCACTGGATGCACAGGTAATCTGGGATGAAGCAGACCAGACGGTTATGGCAATGCACAATGAGGATATCATTATGCTGCAGATTGGCGAAGCAGGTCTGTATAAAAACGGCGAATTGGTTTATACCATGTCTGTCCCTGCGCAGATTATCAATGACCGCACACTGGTGCCTCTGCGCGCCGTTGCGGAAAGCCTTGGCGCATCCGTTGCGTGGGATGGCGTGAAATATGTCATTGATATCCATTCGGACGGCACCTCCAAAAAGCCTACGGGCAGTGAGCAGCAAGCACCGCAGGTTGGCGGCTATACGTCCTCTGTCCTTGCGGCGGACGGCACAGAGGTGTTGCATGTGGAGCTGAAATGTGACGAGGTTGCGGGGCAGGCGGCAGTCAATACTGCCATGGCACAGGCTACCTTCAACGAAGGCAAAGCCTTTTTGCAGACCTATAAGGCGCAGGCGTTGCAGGCATACGCCAATGATCCCAACGGCTTCCAGCCCTATTACTGCGTGGGTGCGTATAACGTGACACGCAGCACAAACGGCTATGCATCCTTCTTGGGAACGGTTTCCTCCTACGCAGGCGGCACAGAGCAGGCGCAGTATACCTCTCATACCTATGCCATGAGCAGTGGCAGGGAGTGCGCCTTGAGCGAGCTGGTTTCCGATAGTCAGGCGGATTTGCAGGCACTCTGGAAGGCATCCTTTACAGCGCTGATTGAAGCGGACGAGGATGCGTTCTACAGCGATGCGGAAAGCAGATTGGCAAGAAGTCTGAATCAGGTGCAGTTCTACCTGACAGATAGCGGCATTGTTTTCTATCTCTCCCCCGGCATCATTGCCCCTGCGGCAACGGGTGCGGTGTCCTTTGAAATTGCATATCAGATTTAA
- a CDS encoding C-GCAxxG-C-C family protein yields MEENRELTRAEIVEQDAKECFKQGLNCSECVMTAFLNHFDTGLPKEVVKLATGFGGGMGHTKNTCGAITGAVMALSAIVGRENPAAKETVGERITELQQGIYPIVGKMVNEIKDEYGTLICSELSNPFGDFACKERKKNCMTMIMHCANLAAKYAEEAQK; encoded by the coding sequence ATGGAGGAAAATAGAGAATTGACAAGAGCGGAGATTGTGGAGCAGGATGCAAAGGAATGTTTCAAGCAGGGTCTGAACTGTTCGGAATGTGTGATGACGGCATTTCTGAATCATTTTGACACAGGGCTGCCCAAGGAGGTTGTAAAGCTTGCAACCGGCTTCGGCGGCGGCATGGGGCATACAAAAAACACCTGCGGCGCGATTACGGGCGCGGTTATGGCGCTGAGTGCCATTGTGGGCAGAGAAAATCCTGCGGCAAAGGAAACGGTAGGCGAGAGAATTACCGAATTGCAGCAGGGCATTTATCCCATTGTCGGCAAAATGGTAAATGAAATCAAGGATGAATACGGCACACTGATCTGCTCTGAGCTTTCTAATCCCTTCGGTGATTTCGCATGCAAGGAAAGAAAGAAAAACTGCATGACTATGATTATGCACTGCGCAAATCTGGCGGCGAAATATGCAGAAGAAGCGCAGAAATAA
- a CDS encoding pyridoxal phosphate-dependent aminotransferase — MRISDRVQAMQNSPIRKFNPMADAAEAAGVKIYHLNIGQPDIETPSVFWEAVKGFDQKVLAYAGSWGLPELQDAIVDYFKRFDMNLERNDVLITAGGSEALTLTFLSIINPGDEVIVAEPYYTNYLTFIQAADGVVKPVTTYAEEGYKYAIKERLEAVVTDKTKMISIVNPGNPTGCILSREDMRVIADFAKEHDLWILADEVYREFAYDGREMTSFGQLADIEDRVIIIDSVSKRFSACGARIGCMVCKNKEFMAQVFKIAMGRLCVPTLDMVGATAMYKLPADFFNSVRAEYEHRRDVAYDALMKIPGVVCQKPGGAFYITCKLPVENTEDLLLFLLNEFRENNETVMYAPAEGFYATPGLGRDELRIAYILKAEDMARGIELLGKGIEAYKAKGGK, encoded by the coding sequence ATGAGAATTTCCGACAGAGTGCAGGCAATGCAGAACTCCCCTATTAGAAAATTTAACCCTATGGCTGACGCAGCTGAAGCAGCAGGCGTTAAGATTTACCACCTGAACATCGGTCAGCCCGATATCGAAACACCTTCCGTATTCTGGGAAGCAGTTAAAGGCTTTGACCAGAAGGTACTGGCTTACGCTGGTTCTTGGGGTCTGCCCGAACTGCAGGACGCTATCGTTGATTACTTCAAGAGATTCGACATGAATCTGGAAAGAAACGATGTTCTGATCACAGCAGGTGGTTCCGAAGCGCTGACACTGACATTCCTGTCCATCATCAACCCCGGTGATGAAGTTATCGTAGCTGAACCCTACTACACAAACTACCTGACATTCATTCAGGCTGCTGACGGTGTTGTAAAACCCGTTACAACATACGCTGAAGAAGGCTACAAATATGCAATCAAGGAAAGACTGGAAGCAGTTGTTACAGATAAGACAAAAATGATTTCCATCGTTAACCCCGGTAACCCTACAGGCTGCATCCTGTCCAGAGAAGACATGAGAGTGATCGCTGACTTCGCTAAAGAACATGATCTGTGGATCCTGGCTGACGAAGTTTACAGAGAATTCGCTTACGACGGCAGAGAAATGACATCCTTCGGTCAGCTGGCTGACATCGAAGACAGAGTTATCATCATCGACTCCGTTTCCAAGAGATTCTCCGCTTGCGGCGCTCGTATCGGCTGCATGGTTTGCAAAAACAAAGAATTCATGGCACAGGTATTCAAGATTGCTATGGGCCGTCTGTGTGTTCCTACTCTGGACATGGTTGGCGCAACAGCAATGTACAAACTGCCTGCTGACTTCTTCAATAGCGTAAGAGCAGAATATGAACACAGAAGAGACGTTGCTTATGATGCACTGATGAAGATTCCCGGCGTTGTTTGCCAGAAACCCGGCGGCGCTTTCTACATCACATGCAAACTGCCTGTTGAAAATACAGAAGATCTGCTGCTGTTCCTGCTGAACGAATTCAGAGAAAACAATGAAACAGTTATGTACGCTCCCGCTGAAGGCTTCTACGCAACACCCGGTCTGGGCAGAGACGAACTGCGTATCGCTTACATCCTGAAAGCTGAAGATATGGCTAGAGGTATTGAACTGCTGGGCAAAGGTATCGAAGCATACAAAGCAAAAGGCGGCAAATAA
- a CDS encoding NlpC/P60 family protein translates to MTGHELVAFARGKLGTPYVYGMKGEVLTQKTYDRLRILFGPLVWESDAAKIGQVCVDCSGLISWGTGILRNSQGYHDTADAVFPIATIGQAPIGAAVWRKGHIGIYIGGGKYIAADGSAYGVRIGAVAGSGFTHWFRLKDIAYERKEDEMVTKETIFYNDKAYTVSLIRKDGVTYLKTRDIAEILGLAVGNRGKAPVLADKPTGVDTVAP, encoded by the coding sequence ATGACGGGGCATGAATTGGTTGCATTTGCGAGAGGAAAGCTTGGCACGCCTTATGTTTATGGCATGAAGGGCGAGGTGCTGACACAAAAGACGTATGACCGACTGAGAATCCTCTTTGGTCCTCTGGTCTGGGAGAGCGACGCGGCGAAAATCGGGCAGGTTTGTGTAGATTGCAGTGGTCTGATTTCGTGGGGGACAGGCATCCTCCGCAATTCGCAGGGCTATCATGACACAGCAGATGCGGTATTCCCCATCGCGACCATCGGGCAGGCACCCATTGGGGCGGCGGTCTGGCGCAAGGGGCATATCGGCATTTACATCGGCGGCGGAAAATACATCGCGGCGGACGGCAGTGCCTATGGCGTGCGAATCGGCGCTGTTGCGGGCAGCGGCTTTACGCATTGGTTCCGCTTGAAGGACATTGCCTATGAAAGAAAGGAGGACGAAATGGTTACAAAGGAAACGATTTTTTATAATGATAAGGCGTATACCGTCAGCCTCATCCGCAAGGACGGCGTAACATACCTGAAGACCAGAGATATTGCGGAGATTTTAGGCTTAGCGGTCGGCAACAGGGGAAAGGCACCGGTCTTGGCAGACAAGCCTACTGGGGTCGACACAGTCGCCCCCTAA